The following nucleotide sequence is from Desulfatirhabdium butyrativorans DSM 18734.
AACGAGGCTGACGGTGAAAGAGGCATCGCCCATTTTCTGGAGCACATGGTTTTCTGCGGATCGACCCATTTCAAGCCGGGCGAAATCGTGCATTATTTCCAGAAACTTGGCATGGAATTCGGGCCGGATGCCAATGCCCACACGGGTTTCGATGAAACGGTCTACGACCTGAACCTGCCGGATGGATCCAGGGCCAGTCTGGATGAAGCATTGATGGTCTTCCGCGATTTTGCCGACGGCGCCAGCCTGCTGCAGACGGAAATCGATCGGGAACGCAACGTCGTGCTGGCCGAAAAACGCGCCCGGGATTCTGCGTCCTACAGGACTTTCATTGCCGCCCTCGCTTTTGAATTTCCGGAACATCTGATCTCCAAGCGCCTGCCCATTGGTGTCGAAAAAGACATCGATGCTGTAGACGCCCAATCCATGAGGGTTTTCTATGAAACCTGGTACCGTCCGGATCACATGACGCTGGTGATCGTCGGCGATCTGCAGGTACAGGAGACGATCGATCTGATCCAGAGCCGGTTTGGAGACATGAAGCCCAAACGGGAAGCCGTCGCCGCCCCTGATCCGGGAAAAGTGATACATACCGGTGTGGAAGCGTTTTATCACCATGAGCCGGAGGCGGGCAGCACATCGGTATCCATCGAAAACCCCAGGCAGATCGATCCGGTTCCGGACAGCCGCCAGGCCCTGTTCGAACGGGCGGCGGCCATGCTCGCATCCCAGGTGGTGCAGAATCGGCTCGATGCGCGCAAGGATTCTGCGGATACGCCTTTTACGTCGTCGGCCATTTCTCAGGGAATTTTCCTGAAGAACATTTACTACAGTCAGATATCCGCAGAAACTGATCCGGACAAATGGCGCCGGGCCCTGCAGACGATCGAACGGGAGCTTCGCGGTGCGCTCGAAAAGGGTTTCAGCGATGCGGAAACCGAACGGGTTAAAGCCGATTACCTGGCTGAGCTGGACAAGGCCGCGAAACAGGCCGAAACCGAAAAGAGCGACCGGATTGCCAGCCGCATCATGCGGGACTTGTCCGAACATCGGGTGACCTTGTCGGCGCAGGAGCGGCTATCGATCCTATCGCCCTTTGTTTCCGGTTTGAAGGCATCGGATCTGCAGAATGCCATCCGCAAGGTCTGGCACGATGATGCGCGGCTGATCGAGGTGACCGGGAATCTGGCGTTGCCGGAACTCGGGAAGCAGGCCATTTTGCAGGCATATCATGAAAGCCTTTCCATGCCACCCGTCCTGCCGGTGGCTGCTGCGGAGATCGGTTTTCCCTATCTGCCCGAGCCGCTGGATACGGGGATCATTGCACAGCACGATACGGTGTCGGATCTGGGTGTATATCGCATTCAATACGAAAATGGCGTGAGGCTGGCTCTCAAACCGACCCCGTTTCGGGAAAAGCAGATTCTGATTCAGGTGGTTTTCGGGCCGGGCAGCTCGGGGGAGCCTGCCGATAAACCGGGCCTTTCGCTTTTCGCGGCCGATCTGATTCGGGAAAGCGGCACGGCAACGCTGAGCCAGACGGATCTGGAGCGGGCGCTCAGCGGGAAAACAACCCGCATCGCTTTTGGCATCCAGGAGGATCGCTTCGTTTTTGGCGGAGAAACGATTCCGCAGGAACTTCCCACGTTGTTCCAATTGCTCTATGCCCGGCTGACCGACCCTGGATTCCGGAAACAGGCCGCCGATCGGGTGATCCAGCGGTACAGGCAGCGGATGGCCGAGTACCGCAGGTCCATCGAAGGCACGGCAGCCATTCAGGCAAGACGGTTCTTTGCGGGAGGCAATCCCCGATTCGGGCTGATCGACGAAGAGACTTTTTCCAAATATACCGTAACGGATGTGCGTGACTGGCTCGAGCCCTGGTTTCAATCCGGCGTGCTGGATGTGGCCATTGTCGGCGATTTCGACCTGGCCGAGGTGCATCGGCTGGCATCGCGCTATCTGGGCTCGTTGCCCGCCAGGGAAATGCATCCCGCAGCGACGGTTCCAGCCGCTTGCATGCCGGTATTCCCGAAAGGAAAATCCCTCGAGCTGCGCGTGGAAACCGCAATTCCCAAAAGCCTTGTCATGGTCGGTTTTCCGACGACGGATTACTGGAACATGGCGATGACCCGCAAGCTGAACATGCTGACCGAAATTTTTTCGGACCGGATGCGGGAAAGAATCCGGGAGAAGCTTGGTGCCGCCTATTCCCCGTCAGCGTTTCACCTGCCTTCGAAAGCCTATCCGGGGTATGGCTATATTCAGAGTTTTGTGCAGACAAAACCGGCGGACATTCAATTGATCGACCGGGAGATCGGGTTGCTGGCTGGCGGATTTTCGAAACACCCCATCACCCGGAAGGAGTGGGTTCGCGCCATCAACCCTGTCATGACCAGCATTCGGGAAATGATCAAAACCAATGAATACTGGCTCAATTCCGTACTGGCCGGTCTTGGCAGAAGACCTGAGCAATTGCATTGGGCCAGAACCATCGAAACCGGGTATTCGGGGATCCGGCTCGACGAATTGAATGTCCTGGCGAAGCGTTACCTCGATCCTTCCCGAAGGGCGACACTGATCGTGACACCGGCATCTTGAATTCGATATCCGGGACTTTTGAATCCATACCTGAAGCCGCCTGGCTGATCATAACACCAGAAAGGAACCCCTATGTCCGAACCCGGAATGTCTTCCGGCATCTGGACGGAAATCGTCTCCTTCTTTTCGTCCGTTCGTCTAACGATCGTGTTGCTGCTGACGCTGGCGGCCACATCCGTCATCGGGACGCTGATCCCGCAGAATGCCGCGCCAGCCCGCTATTTCATGCAGTACGGCGAGTTCTGGTTCAGAATTTTTTCCGTATTCGATTTTTTCGACATGTACCACTCCTGGTGGTTTCAGACGATGCTGATCCTGTTGGCGATCAACATCGTGGTCTGCTCCATCCAGCGTCTTCGGGCAACCTGGTCCGTTCTGTTCCCGAAGGAACCAAAAGGAACGCCCGATCGTTTCCGGAAAAGCGGATTCCAGGTGGAAAAAATCCTGAACATCGATCCGCCGCAAGCCCGGCAAGCGCTGCTGCATCGGTTGGGAAAGCGCACCAGGGAAATATCGGGGGAGGCGGGAACATGGGGAGCTTTCTGGGAATCCGGCAGAAAATCCCGGCTGGGCGTGTATGTCGTTCATCTGAGCGTTGTGCTTCTGCTGATCGGCGGCCTCATGGGCTCGATGTGGGGATTCGACGGTTCGGTCAGTATCCCGGAGGGCGAGCGTGCCGATACCATCCAGCTGATCGGAAAAAACATCCAGCATCGTCTGAATTTTGCGATTCGCTGTGATGCGTTCCAGATTCGATTCTACGAAAACGGCATGCCAAGCGAATATCGCTCGACGCTGACGATCCTGGAAAACGGTTCCCCGGTGCTGACCCGGGACATCCTCGTCAACGATCCGCTGCAATACAAGGGGGTAACGATCTATCAGGCATCCTATGGTACGGTTCCTTCCAAAAAGGCGGTTTTCGAGTTTACCAGCAGGGACTCCGGCATGGTGTACCAGCAAGCGGTCGACGTGGGACAAGACATCGTACTGCCGGAAAATCTCGGTACCTTTTCCCTGAAGGAGTTCGTTCCCGATTTTCGTTTCAAGGGCCACGACATCGGAGAAACCTTTCTGGCGGTCATTACACCGGAAACGGGGGCTCCGGTGGAAATCGCGATCCCCGTCCAGTTTCCGAGCTTCGACAAAATGCGGAAAGGGCCTGTATCGGTTTCGGTGGCGGATGTGAAAACGCGTTATGCCACGGGACTTCAGGTGAGCTACGATCCCGGGGTCTGGGTGGTCTATGCCGGGTTTCTGCTGATGATCGCCGGGTGCTACATCACGTTCTTCCGTTCGCATCGCCAGGTCTATGTCGAAATCTCGGGGATCGAAGGCAAAACGAGGATGCAGATATTCGGTATCACCAACAAGAACCGTCTGGGCATGGAAAGATGGCTCAGGCGTTTTGGCGATCGGATCGCATCCGGGAAATGAAAGCCGGAACCCAATCTTTTCAGAACGTTCCGCCCCACCGGCTCTTGCCGGGGCGACGAAATATGCCGAGTTTGCAATTGGCCCTACTGAATTCTGTTTTGGTGATCATGCAAGGAGCCCTATGAACAGTTCATTGATGTTGTCGATCGTTACCTTCGTCTATGCTGCTGCGGCCGTTCTCTATGTCGCTTCCTGGGTTTTTCGGAAATCGCTTCCGGCAACCATCGCCACCTGGGTATCGCTTTTAGGGCTGATCGGTAACGTGGCAGGCATAGCCATGAGATGGATCGAATCCTACCAGATGGGCATCGGACATGCCCCGCTTTCCAACCTCTATGAATCGCTCGTTTTTTATTCGGCTGTCATTACCCTGCTCTATCTCGTCATCGAGCGGCGATACGAAACGCCCGTCATCGGGGCTTTCAGCATGCCGCTGGCATTTCTGGCCATGGCCTATGCTTCGCTCTCGCCCAATGTCAACGACCGGATTCAGCCGTTGCTGCCCGCCCTCAAAAGCAACTGGCTGATCGCGCATGTCATCACCTGCTTCATCGGATACGCGGCCTTCGCCATTGCCTTTGGTTTGAGCCTGATGTATGTGCTGAAGGCGCGCCATTCGGGGGATGGCAATTCGCTGATCGGCCGTTTCCCGGACATTCGTATCCTCGACGAACTCAACCACCAGATGATCATGTTCGGGTTTCTGTTTCTGACGGCTGGCATCATTACCGGATCGGTGTGGGCCAATTCCGCCTGGGGCCGGTATTGGGGGTGGGATCCGAAGGAAACCTGGTCGCTCATTACCTGGTTCATTTATGCAACCCTGCTTCACGCACGCTTCATGCGAGGCTGGCAGGGCATGCGAATCGCCTATCTGTCCATGGCAGGATTTGCGGCCGTCCTGTTCACCTATTTCGGGGTGAATCTGCTTCCGGGGTTGCACAGTTACGGTTCGATGGGGCAGTAAAATGCTCATGGCGGTGTCCGACCCACAGATGAAAAGTCACGTCATTACTACAGGAGTCAGAAGTCAGGAGTCAGAAGAAAGCGGATCGTTCCCATTTTTTATCGCTTGCTCCTGTGACTTTCATTAACCGGGGTTTCACCGCGATAAATGAAAGTTGCAGGGCCGAGCCTGAAAAGGCAGGGTTCTTCCGCTCCTGTCTCCTGACTCCTGTCTCCTGACTCCTGTCTTCTGACTTCTGTCTTCTGACTCCTGGCCCCTGACTTCTGTCTTCTGACTCCTGGCCCCTGACTCCTGACTCCTGCGAGACCATCAAAGAGTGACTTTTCCCAAAGTCGTCAGGTGCATTGGTTGAGCATTTCATATCGTTTGCTGGATTTTGGCTTGACAAATGCCGCTTGAGCCTTTAAATGAAATCCTCTTATGGTGAGGCTCGATAACAATCGTTTTTCGGGAAAGATGGCCATCTCGATGCTGAATTCCGTTTGAAAAGCCGGATAGAAAGCCCATGCAACCTGTCGGTTTCCCTATATGGAAATACCTTTGCGCTGATATCCTGTCCCCGTATCTTCCCCCAACGCCTTCTGTATCACGGTTTTCACTTTGCCCTCATAACCATCTGCATGCTTTCTCTGATATCCGTAGTGATAGCCCAATAACGCTTTTGCCGTGTAACCCAAGCAGGATGGAGTCCCTATGAGCGAACACGAACACATGGAAGTATCGGCCGCCCATTCACCCCGGAACAACCTGAAGGATGGCTCGGGAGGGATGGTTTTTCTCTTCTTCTTGATCGGTCTTGCTGCAAGCCTGATCGTCGGCTGGGTGATCTTCCCCAAGTTGCTGTATTCCCAGAAACGTCAGCCCGTCGATTTCAACCATGTGCTGCATAATGGTCTCGTGTCGGATGGATGTACCAGTTGCCATTTTTTCAGGGACGATGGTACATTCTCGGGAGCACCGACCTTGGCCCAGTGTGTGGATTGCCACAGCGACGTTCAGGGAGAAAGCGATGAGGAAAAGCGATTCGTGGAGGAATACGTCAAAAAGGAAATCGAAGTACCATGGCTGAGTTATGCGCGTCAGCCGAACTGCGTTTTCTTCTCTCACGCCGCCCATGTCAAGATTGCCCAGATGGACTGCGTCACCTGCCATGGCGCAACCGGTGAGAGCGAACATTTGCGGCCCTACGAATACAACCGGATTACGGGATACAGCCGGGATATCTGGGGGCACAACATTGCCGGTATCAAGCACAATACCTGGGATCGCATGAAAATGGATGACTGCGCCGAATGTCATCAGCAGAAACAGTCGATGCTCGGCAGTGTTCAAACCCAAAAGGAAGGCTGCTTCGTCTGCCATAAATAATCGCCGGAACAGAAGCTCCCGAATCCGGCCGGATTCGGGGAAAATTGCTGCCCTGATAAAGGCTTCAAGGGGAATTGGTCATGAAAATCGACAGAAGATGCTTTTTATCGCTGGCTATCGGTGCCGGAGCAGGAATAGCGCTTTCTCCGCTGCCATGGAAGTTGACGGACGATTTGGCGATCTGGACCCAGAATTGGCAGTGGACGCCTGTTCCAAAACGGGGAGCTGCCAAAACCGTGAATTCGGTCTGTACCCTATGCCCGGGAGGATGCGGCATTTCCGTGCGGAAAATCGACGATCGGGCTGTCAAGATTGAAGGAATGGAGACTCATCCGGTCAACCGCGGAGGCATTTGTACGCTGGGACTGTGCGGTCTGCAGCTCCTTTATGGCCCGACACGGGTGAAGGGACCGCTCAAACGTGTTGCGGATCGGGGCAAAGGACAATGGATGCCGATCACCTGGGATCAGGCGATCCGGGAAGTCACCGAAAAGCTGTCCGCTATCCGCAAATCCGGCAGACCACAGTCGGTTGCAACGATGAGCGGTGCTTCTTCCGCCACCCTCGATGCCCTCCTGGATCGATTTGGCCAGGCATACGGGACGCCGAATACCATCCGGTTTCCTTCCGTCGACGACGCATACCATCTGAGCGTATCCCTGATGAGCGGCGGCAAGGCCCGGGTCGCGTTCGATTTTGAACATGCCGGATATGT
It contains:
- the qrcA gene encoding menaquinone reductase multiheme cytochrome c subunit QrcA, translating into MSEHEHMEVSAAHSPRNNLKDGSGGMVFLFFLIGLAASLIVGWVIFPKLLYSQKRQPVDFNHVLHNGLVSDGCTSCHFFRDDGTFSGAPTLAQCVDCHSDVQGESDEEKRFVEEYVKKEIEVPWLSYARQPNCVFFSHAAHVKIAQMDCVTCHGATGESEHLRPYEYNRITGYSRDIWGHNIAGIKHNTWDRMKMDDCAECHQQKQSMLGSVQTQKEGCFVCHK
- a CDS encoding M16 family metallopeptidase, with protein sequence MRKYQAYLKAVVAILLFLGSFGTAGAEEVFTGVWPYEGAGLKPDPALHFGRLPNGLTYVVARNTTPKARVNMHLVVRAGSLNEADGERGIAHFLEHMVFCGSTHFKPGEIVHYFQKLGMEFGPDANAHTGFDETVYDLNLPDGSRASLDEALMVFRDFADGASLLQTEIDRERNVVLAEKRARDSASYRTFIAALAFEFPEHLISKRLPIGVEKDIDAVDAQSMRVFYETWYRPDHMTLVIVGDLQVQETIDLIQSRFGDMKPKREAVAAPDPGKVIHTGVEAFYHHEPEAGSTSVSIENPRQIDPVPDSRQALFERAAAMLASQVVQNRLDARKDSADTPFTSSAISQGIFLKNIYYSQISAETDPDKWRRALQTIERELRGALEKGFSDAETERVKADYLAELDKAAKQAETEKSDRIASRIMRDLSEHRVTLSAQERLSILSPFVSGLKASDLQNAIRKVWHDDARLIEVTGNLALPELGKQAILQAYHESLSMPPVLPVAAAEIGFPYLPEPLDTGIIAQHDTVSDLGVYRIQYENGVRLALKPTPFREKQILIQVVFGPGSSGEPADKPGLSLFAADLIRESGTATLSQTDLERALSGKTTRIAFGIQEDRFVFGGETIPQELPTLFQLLYARLTDPGFRKQAADRVIQRYRQRMAEYRRSIEGTAAIQARRFFAGGNPRFGLIDEETFSKYTVTDVRDWLEPWFQSGVLDVAIVGDFDLAEVHRLASRYLGSLPAREMHPAATVPAACMPVFPKGKSLELRVETAIPKSLVMVGFPTTDYWNMAMTRKLNMLTEIFSDRMRERIREKLGAAYSPSAFHLPSKAYPGYGYIQSFVQTKPADIQLIDREIGLLAGGFSKHPITRKEWVRAINPVMTSIREMIKTNEYWLNSVLAGLGRRPEQLHWARTIETGYSGIRLDELNVLAKRYLDPSRRATLIVTPAS
- the resB gene encoding cytochrome c biogenesis protein ResB, whose product is MSEPGMSSGIWTEIVSFFSSVRLTIVLLLTLAATSVIGTLIPQNAAPARYFMQYGEFWFRIFSVFDFFDMYHSWWFQTMLILLAINIVVCSIQRLRATWSVLFPKEPKGTPDRFRKSGFQVEKILNIDPPQARQALLHRLGKRTREISGEAGTWGAFWESGRKSRLGVYVVHLSVVLLLIGGLMGSMWGFDGSVSIPEGERADTIQLIGKNIQHRLNFAIRCDAFQIRFYENGMPSEYRSTLTILENGSPVLTRDILVNDPLQYKGVTIYQASYGTVPSKKAVFEFTSRDSGMVYQQAVDVGQDIVLPENLGTFSLKEFVPDFRFKGHDIGETFLAVITPETGAPVEIAIPVQFPSFDKMRKGPVSVSVADVKTRYATGLQVSYDPGVWVVYAGFLLMIAGCYITFFRSHRQVYVEISGIEGKTRMQIFGITNKNRLGMERWLRRFGDRIASGK
- the ccsB gene encoding c-type cytochrome biogenesis protein CcsB, coding for MNSSLMLSIVTFVYAAAAVLYVASWVFRKSLPATIATWVSLLGLIGNVAGIAMRWIESYQMGIGHAPLSNLYESLVFYSAVITLLYLVIERRYETPVIGAFSMPLAFLAMAYASLSPNVNDRIQPLLPALKSNWLIAHVITCFIGYAAFAIAFGLSLMYVLKARHSGDGNSLIGRFPDIRILDELNHQMIMFGFLFLTAGIITGSVWANSAWGRYWGWDPKETWSLITWFIYATLLHARFMRGWQGMRIAYLSMAGFAAVLFTYFGVNLLPGLHSYGSMGQ